From the genome of Rathayibacter sp. VKM Ac-2759, one region includes:
- a CDS encoding helix-turn-helix transcriptional regulator codes for MDEPSGEVIRSEIGGRDIDDARALFEDVYNGHRFLVEPSEDFSYRYTAVGDGDVTLRGSHFAGSVKGRVQTEGEYVVAWLTAGEGVSDLDGDPMQMRYGQPTVWANDRPAAFEVRDYRQNLIHFDGSYLEGVADEVEGTGGGPLLFDTTARPEGEALRRWSATVATVARVIYDADSSAVLRQEANRAIAVALLDTFPHEALSAPGDLRVPRSGRLRQAVEFLYANAHLPLRTEAVAEAAGVSLRTLQSEFRREFGFTAVDYLRRIRLDAVRKELRAGAPGVVSVSEVARRWGFAHLGRFSATYAHRFGERPSTTLES; via the coding sequence ATGGACGAACCGAGCGGCGAAGTCATCCGCTCCGAGATCGGCGGGCGGGACATCGATGACGCGCGCGCGCTCTTCGAGGACGTCTACAACGGCCACCGCTTCCTCGTCGAGCCGAGCGAGGACTTCTCCTACCGCTACACGGCGGTCGGCGACGGCGACGTCACCCTCCGGGGGAGCCACTTCGCCGGCTCGGTGAAGGGCCGCGTCCAGACCGAGGGCGAATACGTCGTCGCCTGGCTCACCGCCGGCGAGGGCGTCAGCGACCTCGACGGCGATCCGATGCAGATGCGCTACGGGCAGCCCACCGTCTGGGCCAACGACCGGCCGGCCGCCTTCGAGGTGCGCGACTACCGCCAGAACCTCATCCACTTCGACGGCTCCTACCTCGAGGGCGTCGCCGACGAGGTCGAGGGCACCGGAGGCGGCCCCCTGCTCTTCGACACCACCGCGCGCCCCGAGGGCGAGGCCCTGCGCCGCTGGTCGGCCACCGTCGCGACGGTCGCCCGCGTCATCTACGACGCCGACAGCTCCGCGGTCCTGAGGCAGGAGGCGAACCGCGCCATCGCGGTCGCCCTCCTCGACACGTTCCCGCACGAGGCGCTCAGCGCGCCCGGCGACCTGCGCGTGCCTCGCAGCGGACGCCTGCGCCAGGCGGTCGAGTTCCTGTACGCGAACGCGCACCTGCCACTGCGCACCGAGGCGGTCGCGGAGGCGGCGGGCGTGAGCCTGCGCACCCTGCAGTCCGAGTTCCGCCGCGAGTTCGGCTTCACGGCGGTCGACTACCTGCGCCGCATCCGCCTCGACGCCGTGCGCAAGGAGCTGCGCGCCGGGGCTCCCGGAGTGGTCAGCGTCTCGGAGGTCGCGCGCCGCTGGGGGTTCGCGCACCTGGGCCGCTTCTCGGCGACGTACGCGCACCGCTTCGGCGAGCGCCCGAGCACGACCCTCGAGTCGTAG
- a CDS encoding glycoside hydrolase family 3 N-terminal domain-containing protein gives MTLEEKLTQLVGYWVDQGGEVVAPLAGEMATSTRYEDATREGIGQLTRVYGTRPVDPIERAGWLWAEQRRLVEETRLGIPAIVHEECLTGLAAWKAATFPTPLAWGASFDPALVEEMAAAIGGSMRELGIHQGLAPVLDVIRDPRWGRVDECIAEDPYVVGTIGTAYVKGLQSAGVDATLKHFIGYSASRAGRNHAPVHAGPREIADVLLPPFEMAIRDGGARSVMNSYAEIDGDPVGATPAYLTGVLRERWGFDGVVVADYFSVAFLHLMHAVAADLGEAAQLALEAGIDVELPTGDAFLAPLAERIRSGRADEAIVDRALLRVLAQKERLGLLDARFDDAPESIDLDSPAHRDLARRLAEESIVLLANDGVLPLAAPRRIALIGPNADSAPALMGCYSFANHVLAHHEGVPLGFEIPTVREALAAEFPGGEFVVAEGCAVEGDDVSGIPAAVSAAREAEVAVVVVGDRAGLFGRGTVGEGNDVESLELPGRQRELVEAVVATGTPVVLVLLTGRPYAVGWALEGPAAVLQAFFPGEEGAGAIAGVVSGRVAPSGRLPVSLPRSAGAQPFSYLHPILGGPSEVTSADSTPVLPFGHGLSYTAFAHEGLALESDEAPTSGAFTATVRVRNTGERDGVDVVQLYARDIYASVTRPVAQLLGYARVALAAGEEIEVRFDVPSARLAFTDRRGVRVVEPGAVELWVGPDCAAKETTAEVTLVGDAAPVGAETRRLVGVEVLREEARVPVAG, from the coding sequence ATGACGCTCGAGGAGAAGCTGACCCAGCTCGTCGGGTACTGGGTCGACCAGGGCGGCGAGGTCGTCGCCCCGCTCGCCGGCGAGATGGCCACCTCGACCCGCTACGAGGACGCGACCCGCGAGGGGATCGGCCAGCTCACGCGCGTCTACGGCACCCGCCCCGTCGATCCGATCGAGCGCGCCGGATGGCTCTGGGCCGAGCAGCGCCGCCTCGTCGAGGAGACCCGCCTCGGGATCCCGGCGATCGTGCACGAGGAGTGCCTGACGGGGCTGGCGGCGTGGAAGGCCGCGACCTTCCCGACTCCGCTCGCGTGGGGCGCCTCCTTCGACCCCGCTCTCGTCGAGGAGATGGCCGCGGCGATCGGCGGCTCGATGCGCGAGCTCGGGATCCACCAGGGCCTCGCTCCCGTGCTCGACGTGATCCGCGACCCGCGCTGGGGGCGCGTCGACGAGTGCATCGCCGAGGACCCGTACGTCGTCGGCACGATCGGCACCGCCTACGTGAAGGGGCTGCAGTCGGCGGGAGTCGACGCGACGCTCAAGCACTTCATCGGCTACTCGGCCTCGCGCGCCGGCCGCAACCACGCGCCGGTGCACGCCGGCCCTCGCGAGATCGCGGATGTGCTGCTGCCCCCGTTCGAGATGGCGATCCGCGACGGAGGCGCCCGCTCGGTGATGAACTCGTACGCCGAGATCGACGGCGACCCGGTCGGCGCCACTCCGGCGTACCTGACCGGGGTGCTGCGCGAGCGCTGGGGCTTCGACGGAGTCGTGGTCGCCGACTACTTCTCGGTCGCGTTCCTGCACCTGATGCACGCGGTCGCGGCCGACCTCGGCGAGGCGGCGCAGCTGGCCCTCGAGGCCGGGATCGACGTGGAGCTGCCGACCGGCGACGCGTTCCTCGCGCCGCTGGCCGAGCGCATCCGCTCGGGCCGCGCCGACGAGGCGATCGTCGACCGCGCTCTGCTGCGGGTGCTCGCGCAGAAGGAGCGGCTCGGTCTGCTCGACGCGCGCTTCGACGACGCCCCGGAGTCGATCGATCTCGACTCGCCGGCGCACCGCGATCTCGCGCGGCGCCTGGCCGAGGAGTCGATCGTGCTGCTCGCGAACGACGGCGTGCTGCCGCTCGCGGCGCCGCGCAGGATCGCGCTGATCGGCCCGAACGCCGACAGCGCGCCCGCCCTGATGGGCTGCTACTCCTTCGCGAACCACGTGCTCGCCCACCACGAGGGCGTGCCGCTGGGCTTCGAGATCCCGACCGTGCGGGAGGCGCTCGCCGCCGAGTTCCCGGGCGGCGAGTTCGTGGTGGCCGAGGGCTGCGCGGTCGAGGGCGACGACGTGTCGGGGATCCCCGCCGCGGTGTCGGCCGCCCGCGAGGCCGAGGTCGCCGTCGTCGTGGTCGGCGACCGCGCCGGGCTCTTCGGTCGCGGGACCGTCGGCGAGGGCAACGACGTCGAGAGCCTCGAGCTGCCGGGGCGCCAGCGCGAGCTCGTCGAGGCGGTCGTCGCGACCGGGACCCCGGTCGTGCTCGTGCTGCTGACCGGCCGCCCCTACGCGGTGGGCTGGGCGCTCGAGGGACCGGCCGCCGTGCTGCAGGCGTTCTTCCCGGGGGAGGAGGGCGCCGGCGCGATCGCGGGTGTCGTCTCGGGGCGGGTCGCTCCCTCCGGTCGCCTGCCCGTCTCGCTGCCGCGCTCGGCGGGCGCGCAGCCGTTCTCGTACCTGCACCCGATCCTCGGCGGGCCCTCGGAGGTGACCAGCGCCGACAGCACTCCGGTGCTGCCGTTCGGGCACGGGCTGTCGTACACGGCGTTCGCGCACGAGGGCCTGGCGCTCGAGTCCGACGAGGCGCCGACCTCGGGTGCGTTCACGGCCACGGTCCGCGTGCGCAACACGGGCGAGCGCGACGGCGTCGACGTGGTGCAGCTGTACGCGCGCGACATCTACGCGTCGGTGACCCGGCCGGTCGCGCAGCTGCTCGGCTACGCGCGGGTCGCGCTCGCGGCGGGGGAGGAGATCGAGGTCCGCTTCGACGTGCCGTCGGCCCGCCTCGCCTTCACGGACCGTCGCGGAGTGCGCGTGGTCGAGCCCGGTGCTGTCGAGCTGTGGGTCGGGCCGGACTGCGCCGCGAAGGAGACGACCGCCGAGGTGACCCTCGTGGGCGACGCGGCCCCGGTGGGTGCGGAGACGCGCCGGCTCGTCGGCGTCGAGGTGCTGCGCGAGGAGGCGCGCGTGCCGGTCGCCGGCTGA
- a CDS encoding carbohydrate ABC transporter permease produces the protein MTTLTAVPPGTESPIAVNRQKPRKRPLGRGTIIAYVVAIVVIALMLAPVAYIIIGGFRTNAQITTDPAGFPSPWNVQNYLDVITGGIFWREVGNSAIAALATTLGVVVLGLMASYVLARYSFSGRGVFYALFAAGLMFPMTVAITPLYLVIKNLGLMNSLAGVVLPQIAFGLPTTIIILVPFLRAIPDEIQEAAFIDGCSRIGFFWRMVVRLAMPGVITTGILAFIASWNSYLLPLFILNDENSFTLPLGVQAFSSQYSVDTAKVLAFVSLSMIPALIFFSVFERRIVGGLTGAVKG, from the coding sequence ATGACCACACTGACCGCCGTCCCGCCCGGCACCGAGTCGCCGATCGCCGTGAACCGGCAGAAGCCGCGCAAGCGCCCCCTCGGGCGCGGCACGATCATCGCGTACGTCGTGGCGATCGTCGTGATCGCGCTGATGCTCGCTCCGGTGGCCTACATCATCATCGGCGGGTTCCGCACGAACGCGCAGATCACCACCGACCCGGCGGGCTTCCCCTCGCCGTGGAACGTGCAGAACTACCTCGACGTCATCACCGGGGGCATCTTCTGGCGCGAGGTGGGCAACTCCGCCATCGCCGCGCTCGCGACGACGCTCGGCGTGGTCGTGCTGGGGCTGATGGCCAGCTACGTGCTCGCCCGCTACTCCTTCAGCGGCCGCGGCGTGTTCTACGCGCTCTTCGCGGCCGGCCTGATGTTCCCGATGACCGTGGCGATCACTCCGCTCTACCTCGTGATCAAGAACCTCGGCCTGATGAACTCGCTCGCCGGAGTCGTGCTGCCGCAGATCGCGTTCGGCCTGCCGACGACGATCATCATCCTGGTGCCGTTCCTCCGCGCGATCCCCGACGAGATCCAGGAGGCGGCGTTCATCGACGGCTGCAGCCGCATCGGCTTCTTCTGGCGCATGGTCGTGCGCCTGGCGATGCCGGGCGTCATCACGACGGGGATCCTCGCGTTCATCGCGAGCTGGAACAGCTACCTGCTGCCGCTGTTCATCCTCAACGACGAGAACTCGTTCACCCTGCCGCTGGGCGTGCAGGCGTTCTCGTCGCAGTACTCCGTCGACACGGCGAAAGTGCTCGCCTTCGTGTCGCTGTCGATGATCCCGGCGCTGATCTTCTTCAGCGTCTTCGAGCGCCGCATCGTCGGCGGGCTGACCGGGGCGGTGAAGGGATGA
- a CDS encoding DUF1801 domain-containing protein: MSTDEKGGFSAEEKAAMKARAAELKAEARRGKAADKAAADRATMFDKIAEMPEPDRALAERLHELVTEAAPALLPKLYYGQPGWAKDGRIVVFFRSGLVDKARYSTVGFSVDAQLDEPGGLWPTSYALDHLDDAGAAQLAELVARAAR, encoded by the coding sequence ATGAGCACCGACGAGAAGGGCGGTTTCTCCGCCGAGGAGAAGGCCGCGATGAAGGCCCGCGCGGCCGAGCTGAAGGCGGAGGCGCGGCGCGGCAAGGCGGCCGACAAGGCGGCGGCCGACCGCGCGACGATGTTCGACAAGATCGCCGAGATGCCGGAGCCCGACCGCGCGCTGGCCGAGCGCCTCCACGAGCTCGTGACGGAGGCGGCGCCCGCGCTGCTCCCGAAGCTCTACTACGGGCAGCCCGGCTGGGCGAAGGACGGGCGGATCGTCGTGTTCTTCCGCAGCGGCCTGGTCGACAAGGCGCGCTACTCCACGGTCGGCTTCAGCGTCGACGCGCAGCTCGACGAGCCCGGCGGCCTCTGGCCCACGTCGTACGCGCTCGACCACCTCGACGACGCGGGGGCGGCGCAGCTCGCCGAGCTGGTGGCGCGCGCCGCGCGCTGA
- a CDS encoding extracellular solute-binding protein — protein MKFRKIAVATVALLGAAAALSGCSAQDSGSSDGSVSMTLWQNSTTGPGQEFWEKTITDFEAANPGVTIESQAIQNEDLDGKLQTALNSGDAPDIFLQRGGGKLAAMVAGGQVKDITSGISDEARSEIPEGSFSANTLDDKVWAMPVAVLPGGVFYSQDLFSAAGITETPKTIDELDAAVTALKASGTQAVALGGKDAWPAAHWFYFFALRECSADTMAEAADSKDFSDECWLKAGEDLQSFADTEPFNEGFLTTAAQQGAGSSAGLLANHQASMELMGAWNPGVIASLTPDEQPLPDLGWFPFPEIDGGEGEPGSIMGGVDGYSCSVDAPDACVDFLNYLATSDVQKEYYAAFNAPPVNTVAQEAVTEPYLQDILAAYNSAPYVSQWLDTVYGLNVGNALNVGVVDLLAGKSDPEQLVEAVNAAAAKA, from the coding sequence ATGAAGTTCAGAAAGATCGCAGTGGCCACGGTCGCCCTGCTCGGCGCGGCTGCGGCCCTCAGCGGCTGCTCGGCCCAGGACTCGGGGTCCTCCGACGGCTCCGTCTCGATGACCCTCTGGCAGAACTCGACCACCGGCCCCGGCCAGGAGTTCTGGGAGAAGACCATCACCGATTTCGAGGCGGCCAATCCCGGCGTGACCATCGAGTCGCAGGCCATCCAGAACGAGGACCTCGACGGCAAGCTCCAGACGGCGCTCAACTCGGGCGACGCCCCCGACATCTTCCTGCAGCGCGGAGGCGGCAAGCTCGCCGCCATGGTCGCCGGCGGACAGGTCAAGGACATCACCTCGGGCATCTCCGACGAGGCCCGCAGCGAGATCCCCGAGGGCTCGTTCTCGGCCAACACGCTCGACGACAAGGTGTGGGCGATGCCCGTCGCCGTGCTCCCCGGCGGTGTCTTCTACAGCCAGGACCTCTTCTCGGCGGCCGGCATCACCGAGACCCCGAAGACGATCGACGAGCTCGACGCGGCGGTGACCGCACTGAAGGCCAGCGGCACGCAGGCCGTCGCGCTCGGCGGCAAGGACGCCTGGCCCGCGGCGCACTGGTTCTACTTCTTCGCGCTGCGCGAGTGCAGCGCCGACACCATGGCCGAGGCGGCCGACTCCAAGGACTTCTCGGACGAGTGCTGGCTGAAGGCCGGCGAGGACCTGCAGTCCTTCGCCGACACCGAGCCGTTCAACGAGGGCTTCCTGACCACCGCCGCCCAGCAGGGCGCCGGCAGCTCGGCGGGTCTGCTCGCCAACCACCAGGCCTCGATGGAGCTCATGGGCGCCTGGAACCCGGGCGTCATCGCCTCCCTCACCCCCGACGAGCAGCCGCTGCCCGACCTGGGCTGGTTCCCGTTCCCCGAGATCGACGGCGGAGAGGGCGAGCCCGGCTCGATCATGGGCGGTGTCGACGGCTACTCCTGCTCGGTCGACGCTCCCGACGCGTGCGTCGACTTCCTCAACTACCTCGCGACCTCCGACGTGCAGAAGGAGTACTACGCGGCCTTCAACGCGCCGCCGGTGAACACCGTGGCCCAGGAGGCCGTCACCGAGCCGTACCTGCAGGACATCCTCGCCGCGTACAACTCGGCGCCCTACGTCTCGCAGTGGCTCGACACCGTCTACGGCCTCAACGTCGGCAACGCGCTGAACGTCGGAGTCGTCGACCTGCTCGCGGGCAAGAGCGACCCGGAGCAGCTCGTCGAGGCCGTCAACGCCGCAGCGGCCAAGGCCTAG
- a CDS encoding nuclear transport factor 2 family protein has protein sequence MSDSAERSDELRAVHDELFDAMVLTDLPVLEALLDERFVIEHPTGLVQSKAEWLADLDDERKAYHAIDHVESAVSGGAAHPVLTSRTLTEATIGGLHATWRLQLTSRLVARDGEWAITRTVVTTW, from the coding sequence GTGAGCGACTCCGCCGAGCGGAGCGACGAGCTCCGGGCCGTGCACGACGAGCTCTTCGACGCGATGGTGCTGACCGACCTGCCGGTGCTCGAGGCGCTCCTCGACGAGCGCTTCGTGATCGAGCACCCGACCGGACTCGTGCAGTCGAAGGCGGAGTGGCTCGCCGACCTCGACGACGAGCGCAAGGCGTACCACGCGATCGATCACGTCGAGAGCGCGGTCTCGGGAGGCGCGGCCCACCCGGTCCTGACCTCGCGCACCCTCACCGAGGCGACGATCGGCGGCCTCCACGCCACCTGGCGCCTGCAGCTCACCAGCCGCCTCGTCGCGCGGGACGGCGAGTGGGCGATCACCCGCACGGTCGTGACGACCTGGTGA
- a CDS encoding glycosyltransferase: MPDQPFWVVIPLFDEEKLLDGALEALAAQTDRDFRLLLVDNGSTDRSRQIIDAFTARHPELDVTTIDEPQKGTGAASDTGFRYAIEHGAAVVARTDADCLPSRDWVAQLRADFASGARLVGGRLRPRRDEPVYRWYDGVIGTAMIRLMERAPAVFYRRPGQRYPLFMAAGANMAIDSALYLEVGGFPRSSIDDTDEDLELHLKVCQVIPGDQARLNRRAVVSMSIRKGKALGYLGILLWYWDRKRTTAVVDVR, encoded by the coding sequence ATGCCTGACCAGCCCTTCTGGGTCGTGATCCCCCTGTTCGACGAGGAGAAGCTGCTCGACGGAGCCCTCGAGGCCCTCGCCGCCCAGACCGATCGCGACTTCCGCCTCCTCCTCGTCGACAACGGCAGCACGGATCGCTCGCGGCAGATCATCGACGCCTTCACCGCCCGGCACCCGGAGCTCGACGTGACGACGATCGACGAGCCGCAGAAGGGCACGGGCGCCGCCTCGGACACCGGCTTCCGCTACGCCATCGAGCACGGAGCCGCGGTCGTCGCGCGGACCGACGCCGACTGCCTGCCGAGCCGCGACTGGGTCGCGCAGCTCAGGGCCGACTTCGCGAGCGGCGCCCGGCTCGTCGGCGGCCGCCTCCGCCCGCGCCGCGACGAGCCGGTCTACCGCTGGTACGACGGAGTCATCGGGACCGCGATGATCCGGCTGATGGAGCGGGCACCCGCCGTCTTCTACCGCCGGCCGGGGCAGCGCTATCCGCTGTTCATGGCGGCGGGCGCCAACATGGCGATCGACTCCGCGCTGTACCTCGAGGTCGGCGGCTTCCCGCGCTCGAGCATCGACGACACCGACGAGGATCTGGAGCTGCACCTGAAGGTCTGCCAGGTGATCCCCGGCGACCAGGCGCGGCTGAACCGCCGCGCCGTCGTCAGCATGTCGATCCGCAAGGGCAAGGCGCTCGGCTACCTGGGGATCCTGCTCTGGTACTGGGACCGCAAGAGGACCACGGCGGTCGTCGATGTCCGCTGA
- a CDS encoding sugar ABC transporter permease, with product MALRESPLLGAEPPRERPTTGGAVAAPPVRRRRRGLGWSGRLEVAILVGPALIVFLAFVIFPVVMAAYYGFFSWQGYGVPTDFVGFKNYLTILQDPTFHEALTHNGTIVILSLVLQGPAAILIALLLNRKLRGQSIIRVLIFVPYVISEVVVGTGWSLMLQTSGAVNGFLENVGLGALKQDWLSDPAIAIWTLMLIITWKYIGFAVILFLAGLQGIPEELSEAAAIDGASYWQVQRRITLPLLAPTLRIWAFLSIIGALQLFDLVYIIWGQYVSSTAGTSTMATYLVTNGRNAGNYGYGNAVAVVLFLISLVVALLYQRFVLRRDTEGALTGDKR from the coding sequence ATGGCGCTCCGCGAGAGCCCGCTCCTCGGAGCGGAACCGCCCCGCGAGCGCCCGACGACCGGGGGTGCCGTCGCGGCGCCCCCGGTCCGCCGGCGTCGCCGGGGCCTGGGCTGGTCGGGACGCCTCGAGGTCGCGATCCTCGTCGGCCCGGCCCTGATCGTCTTCCTCGCCTTCGTGATCTTCCCGGTCGTGATGGCGGCCTACTACGGCTTCTTCAGCTGGCAGGGCTACGGGGTCCCCACCGATTTCGTCGGCTTCAAGAACTACCTGACGATCCTCCAGGACCCCACCTTCCACGAGGCGCTCACCCACAACGGCACGATCGTGATCCTCTCGCTGGTGCTCCAGGGCCCGGCGGCGATCCTCATCGCGCTGCTGCTCAACCGCAAGCTGCGCGGCCAGTCGATCATCCGCGTGCTGATCTTCGTGCCGTACGTGATCTCGGAGGTCGTCGTCGGCACCGGCTGGAGCCTGATGCTCCAGACCAGCGGAGCCGTCAACGGGTTCCTCGAGAACGTCGGCCTGGGCGCACTGAAGCAGGACTGGCTCTCGGACCCGGCGATCGCCATCTGGACCCTGATGCTGATCATCACGTGGAAGTACATCGGCTTCGCCGTGATCCTCTTCCTCGCAGGCCTGCAGGGCATCCCCGAGGAGCTGTCGGAGGCGGCGGCCATCGACGGCGCGTCGTACTGGCAGGTCCAGCGGAGGATCACCCTCCCGCTGCTCGCACCGACGCTGCGCATCTGGGCGTTCCTGTCGATCATCGGCGCCCTGCAGCTGTTCGACCTCGTCTACATCATCTGGGGCCAGTACGTGTCCTCGACCGCCGGCACCTCGACCATGGCGACCTACCTCGTCACCAACGGGCGCAACGCCGGCAACTACGGCTACGGCAACGCCGTCGCCGTCGTCCTGTTCCTCATCTCCCTCGTCGTCGCCCTGCTCTACCAGCGCTTCGTGCTGCGGCGGGACACCGAGGGCGCACTCACGGGAGACAAGCGATGA
- a CDS encoding 3-oxoacyl-[acyl-carrier-protein] synthase III C-terminal domain-containing protein: MSDVLPIRLLGTGEALPGRLVTTAEVAALCGLDPEEAARRSGVLTRHWLADDEDPLELGLTAARRALDAAGIDARDVDVVLNASGTQLQAIPDGGALLAAGLGLEDVSAYSLNATCLSFLFALQEAGFLVATGRAERVLIVSTEGGSRGIDLGQPESALLFGDAAAAVVVGRASAPGQGIVASRFLTRPSGVRHAEIRGFGSRIRIEEAAGRLSDFRFDMHGGALLVDALRHFPAFLETVRPGLSTGTPGIDRIVPHQTSKAGLEGMARLWGRSKTVVTLPEVGNTIGSAIPLALHRARIEPGESVLLVGTGAGTHYGAVILQA; encoded by the coding sequence GTGTCCGATGTTCTCCCGATCCGCCTCCTCGGCACCGGGGAGGCGCTGCCCGGCCGCCTCGTCACCACCGCCGAGGTCGCCGCCCTCTGCGGTCTCGATCCCGAGGAGGCGGCCCGCCGGAGCGGAGTCCTCACCCGGCACTGGCTCGCGGACGACGAGGACCCGCTCGAGCTCGGGCTCACCGCGGCCCGGCGCGCGCTGGACGCGGCGGGGATCGACGCGCGCGACGTGGACGTCGTGCTCAACGCGTCCGGCACCCAGCTGCAGGCGATCCCGGACGGCGGAGCGCTCCTCGCCGCCGGGCTGGGCCTCGAGGACGTCTCGGCGTACAGCCTGAATGCGACGTGCCTGTCGTTCCTGTTCGCGCTGCAGGAGGCGGGGTTCCTCGTCGCGACGGGTCGCGCCGAGCGGGTGCTCATCGTGTCGACGGAGGGAGGCAGCCGCGGCATCGACCTCGGCCAGCCCGAGAGCGCGCTGCTGTTCGGCGACGCGGCGGCCGCGGTCGTCGTGGGGCGGGCCTCCGCACCGGGGCAGGGGATCGTGGCGTCCCGCTTCCTGACGCGGCCCAGCGGAGTGCGGCACGCCGAGATCCGCGGGTTCGGCTCGCGGATCCGCATCGAGGAGGCGGCGGGCCGGCTCTCCGACTTCCGGTTCGACATGCACGGAGGCGCGCTGCTCGTCGACGCGCTCCGGCACTTCCCGGCATTCCTCGAGACCGTGCGGCCGGGGCTGTCGACCGGAACCCCCGGCATCGACCGCATCGTCCCGCACCAGACCAGCAAGGCCGGGCTCGAGGGCATGGCGCGCCTCTGGGGGCGGTCGAAGACGGTCGTCACGCTGCCCGAGGTGGGCAACACGATCGGCTCGGCGATCCCGCTGGCGCTGCACCGCGCCCGCATCGAGCCGGGCGAGTCCGTGCTGCTCGTCGGCACGGGCGCCGGCACCCACTACGGAGCGGTGATCCTCCAGGCGTGA
- a CDS encoding DinB family protein, whose translation MDASDLNDPKQTLLRYLQEGREALLGKLDGLSEYDVRRPLVPTGTNLLGLIKHVAGTEAGYLGATFGRPFPEPMPWMEEESEPNADMWATAEESREDVIAQYRRVWAHSDATVAALPLDAPGFVPWWTNRDVTLHRILVHITVETHRHAGHADIVRELIDGAVGLRTPGDNLPPVPAEWWPSYVARLESVARSV comes from the coding sequence ATGGACGCCTCCGACCTGAACGATCCGAAGCAGACCCTCCTCCGCTACCTGCAGGAGGGGCGCGAGGCGCTGCTCGGCAAGCTCGACGGCCTGTCGGAGTACGACGTGCGGCGGCCCCTGGTCCCGACGGGCACCAACCTGCTCGGGCTGATCAAGCACGTCGCGGGCACCGAGGCCGGCTACCTCGGCGCCACGTTCGGCCGCCCGTTCCCCGAGCCGATGCCGTGGATGGAGGAGGAGTCGGAGCCCAACGCCGACATGTGGGCGACCGCCGAGGAGTCGCGCGAGGACGTCATCGCGCAGTACCGCCGGGTCTGGGCGCACTCCGACGCGACCGTCGCCGCCCTGCCGCTCGACGCCCCCGGCTTCGTGCCCTGGTGGACGAACCGCGACGTGACGCTGCACCGGATCCTGGTGCACATCACCGTCGAGACGCACCGGCACGCGGGCCACGCCGACATCGTGCGCGAGCTGATCGACGGCGCCGTGGGCCTGCGCACTCCCGGCGACAATCTGCCGCCCGTCCCGGCCGAGTGGTGGCCGTCGTACGTCGCGCGCCTGGAGTCGGTGGCCCGCTCGGTCTAG
- a CDS encoding LacI family DNA-binding transcriptional regulator produces MSLRPSIHDVAAAAGVSVATVSKAVNGRYGVAPATASRVLEIVRELGYESSLVASSMRSRRTGVIGVLIAGFEPFSAEILKGVGSVLKESRFDLLAYSGSHDGEHEGWERRSLSRLSGTLIDGAIMVTPTVVSASSDIPLVAVDPHTGRADLPTVESDSFGGALQATRHLIGLGHRRIGFVAGRVDLRSARLREAGYRAALSEAGIAFDERLLRVGSYHHDTARLPASTMLSLPDRPTAIFAANDVSALAIIETAAHLGLEVPRDLSVVGFDDVPEAARFDPPLTTVRQPMQTLGATAAEMLIALMAGETPRSLHVQLPTQLVRRATTAPPL; encoded by the coding sequence ATGTCCCTCCGGCCCTCGATCCACGACGTCGCCGCGGCCGCCGGAGTCTCGGTCGCCACGGTGTCGAAGGCGGTCAACGGACGCTACGGCGTCGCGCCCGCCACGGCCTCGCGCGTGCTCGAGATCGTGCGCGAGCTGGGCTACGAGTCGAGCCTCGTCGCGAGCAGCATGCGCTCGCGGCGGACCGGGGTGATCGGGGTGCTGATCGCCGGGTTCGAGCCGTTCAGCGCCGAGATCCTCAAGGGGGTCGGATCGGTGCTCAAGGAGTCGCGGTTCGACCTGCTCGCCTACAGCGGCTCGCACGACGGCGAGCACGAGGGCTGGGAGCGGCGCTCGCTCAGCCGCCTGAGCGGCACGCTCATCGACGGAGCGATCATGGTCACCCCCACGGTCGTGAGCGCGTCGTCCGACATCCCGCTCGTCGCCGTCGACCCGCACACCGGCCGTGCCGACCTGCCCACCGTCGAGTCGGACAGCTTCGGCGGCGCGCTGCAGGCGACGCGCCACCTGATCGGGCTCGGGCACCGCCGCATCGGCTTCGTCGCCGGCCGCGTCGACCTGCGCTCGGCCCGCCTGCGCGAGGCCGGCTACCGCGCAGCGCTGTCGGAGGCGGGGATCGCGTTCGACGAGCGCCTCCTGCGCGTCGGCAGCTACCACCACGACACCGCCCGGCTGCCGGCGTCGACGATGCTGTCGCTGCCCGACCGGCCGACGGCGATCTTCGCCGCGAACGACGTATCGGCCCTGGCGATCATCGAGACCGCCGCGCACCTCGGTCTCGAGGTGCCGCGGGATCTCTCGGTCGTCGGCTTCGACGACGTCCCGGAGGCGGCGCGCTTCGACCCGCCGCTCACGACCGTCCGTCAGCCGATGCAGACCCTCGGCGCCACCGCGGCCGAGATGCTGATCGCGCTGATGGCGGGCGAGACCCCGCGCTCGCTGCACGTGCAGCTCCCCACGCAGCTCGTGCGCCGCGCGACGACCGCGCCGCCGCTGTGA